A window from Pseudoliparis swirei isolate HS2019 ecotype Mariana Trench chromosome 17, NWPU_hadal_v1, whole genome shotgun sequence encodes these proteins:
- the col9a1b gene encoding collagen, type IX, alpha 1b isoform X1 has product MAPGPSVRGPLVGLLLQLVLICSAQRSQGPAGPPGPAGVPGIDGIDGERGADGDEGLPGPGGDAGKPGSSGLPGIPGNDGLTGLVGDPGPDGPLEQKGEPGKSGPRGATGVGPDGLMGPPGPGGLGGEVGKVGTIGSIGVRGPQGPHGPTGARGAAGMQSSAELCPNSCPPGTSGHPGLPGMKGHKGVKGEGGEPGKQGHKGGEGDQGGAGEVGSQGPTGSQGIRAAMGMMGSKGELGTRGFDGNPGPQGVAGATGDHGQRGVTGELGPNGGAGVLGLRGITGLPGPKGDAGLPGVDSREGISGMPGAKGSFGKAGVPGEVGLQGLPGLPGAPGPIGLSGLKGDAGLAGLLGTSGPAGKAGDRGEQGELGPGGPIGEPGAVGRQGPIGSSGKPGARGPKGDPGLSGLPGPSGLPGVKGERGERGEGGTKGEQGTQGDEGNPGDKGEYGDTGESGPKGEVGIPGEAGKRGPEGSRGQPGIEGPPGTPGPRGMQGNRGPPGVRGSQGPAGKEPNDQHIKQVCMRVMQEQLAQLAASLRRPESGAAGLPGKPGPPGQSGPPGDNGFPGQGGARGLPGLKGPPGHLGLKGPNGEMGDRGSRGPTARGPKGQPGVPGLPGEPGKLGYGQDGRDGQRGPPGVPGQSGVPGPPGDAGPNGYCDPSACNLQAGAAHQSLDVKGPAGN; this is encoded by the exons ATGGCTCCGGGCCCCAGCGTTAGAGGGCCACTTGTGGGTCTGCTTCTGCAGCTTGTCCTTATCTGCTCCGCTCAA AGGAGCCAAGGACCTGCTGGCCCTCCTGGACCTGCAGGTGTCCCAGGAATTGATGGCATTGAT GGGGAAAGGGGAGCAGATGGCGATGAGGGACTTCCT GGCCCTGGTGGAGATGCAGGCAAACCTGGCTCTTCAGGATTACCTGGCATTCCTGGAAATGAT GGTTTGACCGGCCTCGTTGGAGATCCTGGGCCCGACGGTCCCCTCGAACAGAAA GGAGAACCTGGAAAGTCTGGACCTCGCGGAGCCACT GGCGTTGGGCCTGATGGACTGATG GGACCACCTGGACCCGGAGGACTTGGGGGTGAAGTTGGAAAAGTTGGAACAATT GGGTCCATCGGTGTGAGAGGGCCACAGGGACCCCATGGGCCAACGGGGGCCAGA GGTGCAGCTGGAATGCAAAGCAGCGCTGAGCTG TGTCCAAACTCTTGTCCGCCTGGGACCTCGGGACATCCTGGTCTTCCTGGCATGAAG GGCCACAAAGGTGTAaaaggtgaaggaggagaaccCGGGAAACAAGGGCacaag gggggggagggagaccaGGGAGGTGCAGGGGAGGTCGGCTCTCAAGGACCAACG GGTTCTCAGGGGATTCGTGCAGCCATGGGAATGATGGGCTCCAAGGGAGAATTG GGAACTCGAGGCTTTGATGGAAATCCAGGTCCGCAGGGTGTTGCCGGGGCAACT GGGGATCATGGCCAGAGAGGCGTGACGGGCGAGCTCGGGCCTAACGGTGGGGCG GGCGTCCTCGGGCTGAGAGGGATCACCGGGCTTCCTGGTCCCAAAGGAGACGCC GGCTTGCCGGGTGTGGACAGTCGCGAGGGTATTTCTGGGATGCCTGGAGCAAAG GGAAGCTTTGGGAAGGCAGGCGTGCCTGGAGAGGTTGGACTTCAGGGGCTTCCT GGTTTGCCTGGTGCACCTGGACCAATAGGCTTGAGTGGCCTTAAG GGAGACGCTGGCCTGGCCGGCCTCCTGGGAACATCGGGGCCTGCTGGCAAAGCA GGTGATCGCGGAGAACAGGGCGAGCTGGGACCCGGCGGACCGATTGGTGAACCT GGAGCTGTTGGAAGACAAGGCCCCATAGGTTCATCTGGCAAGCCAGGTGCCAGG GGACCCAAAGGTGACCCCGGCCTCTCCGGCCTCCCTGGTCCGTCTGGCCTGCCCGGGGTGAAGGGAGAGAGG GGAGAACGTGGAGAGGGAGGAACCAAAGGAGAACAG GGAACACAAGGGGATGAGGGAAACCCTGGAGACAAAGGGGAGTAT gGTGACACAGGAGAATCTGGACCTAAAGGAGAG GTCGGTATCCCCGGTGAAGCTGGCAAAAGAGGTCCGGAGGGGAGTCGAGGCCAGCCAGGGATCGAGGGGCCGCCTGGCACACCTGGACCGAGGGGCATGCAGGGCAACAGGGGTCCACCTGGAGTCAGAGGGTCCCAGGGCCCCGCG GGTAAAGAGCCGAACGATCAACACATCAAACAAGTTTGCATGCGAGTCATGCAAG AACAACTGGCCCAGTTAGCTGCTAGTCTAAGGAGGCCGGAGAGCGGTGCCGCTGGGTTACCTGGAAAACCTGGCCCTCCAGGGCAATCTGGTCCTCCAGGAGACAACGGCTTCCCTGGGCAGGGGGGAGCAAGAGGCCTTCCGGGACTCAAAGGGCCACCAGGACATCTTGGACTGAAAGGACCCAATG GTGAGATGGGAGACAGGGGCTCCAGGGGGCCCACGGCACGAGGACCTAAAGGTCAGCCAGGAGTTCCCGGACTTCCTG GTGAGCCGGGCAAACTGGGCTACGGTCAGGACGGTCGGGACGGCCAGAGAGGACCTCCTGGCGTTCCTGGACAGTCGGGTGTACCCGGGCCTCCCGGCGACGCCGGTCCCAACGGTTACTGCGACCCGTCGGCGTGCAACCTCCAGGCAGGGGCGGCCCACCAGTCTCTGGATGTGAAGGGGCCTGCAGGGAACTAA
- the col9a1b gene encoding collagen, type IX, alpha 1b isoform X2 produces the protein MAPGPSVRGPLVGLLLQLVLICSAQRSQGPAGPPGPAGVPGIDGIDGERGADGDEGLPGPGGDAGKPGSSGLPGIPGNDGLTGLVGDPGPDGPLEQKGEPGKSGPRGATGVGPDGLMGPPGPGGLGGEVGKVGTIGSIGVRGPQGPHGPTGARGAAGMQSSAELCPNSCPPGTSGHPGLPGMKGHKGVKGEGGEPGKQGHKGGEGDQGGAGEVGSQGPTGSQGIRAAMGMMGSKGELGTRGFDGNPGPQGVAGATGDHGQRGVTGELGPNGGAGVLGLRGITGLPGPKGDAGLPGVDSREGISGMPGAKGSFGKAGVPGEVGLQGLPGLPGAPGPIGLSGLKGDAGLAGLLGTSGPAGKAGDRGEQGELGPGGPIGEPGAVGRQGPIGSSGKPGARGPKGDPGLSGLPGPSGLPGVKGERGERGEGGTKGEQGTQGDEGNPGDKGEYGDTGESGPKGEVGIPGEAGKRGPEGSRGQPGIEGPPGTPGPRGMQGNRGPPGVRGSQGPAGKEPNDQHIKQVCMRVMQADQLSSTPSQGIFIRSQKTQISGAQYHTARRSHTRLILDPLPRERTFPVADCLE, from the exons ATGGCTCCGGGCCCCAGCGTTAGAGGGCCACTTGTGGGTCTGCTTCTGCAGCTTGTCCTTATCTGCTCCGCTCAA AGGAGCCAAGGACCTGCTGGCCCTCCTGGACCTGCAGGTGTCCCAGGAATTGATGGCATTGAT GGGGAAAGGGGAGCAGATGGCGATGAGGGACTTCCT GGCCCTGGTGGAGATGCAGGCAAACCTGGCTCTTCAGGATTACCTGGCATTCCTGGAAATGAT GGTTTGACCGGCCTCGTTGGAGATCCTGGGCCCGACGGTCCCCTCGAACAGAAA GGAGAACCTGGAAAGTCTGGACCTCGCGGAGCCACT GGCGTTGGGCCTGATGGACTGATG GGACCACCTGGACCCGGAGGACTTGGGGGTGAAGTTGGAAAAGTTGGAACAATT GGGTCCATCGGTGTGAGAGGGCCACAGGGACCCCATGGGCCAACGGGGGCCAGA GGTGCAGCTGGAATGCAAAGCAGCGCTGAGCTG TGTCCAAACTCTTGTCCGCCTGGGACCTCGGGACATCCTGGTCTTCCTGGCATGAAG GGCCACAAAGGTGTAaaaggtgaaggaggagaaccCGGGAAACAAGGGCacaag gggggggagggagaccaGGGAGGTGCAGGGGAGGTCGGCTCTCAAGGACCAACG GGTTCTCAGGGGATTCGTGCAGCCATGGGAATGATGGGCTCCAAGGGAGAATTG GGAACTCGAGGCTTTGATGGAAATCCAGGTCCGCAGGGTGTTGCCGGGGCAACT GGGGATCATGGCCAGAGAGGCGTGACGGGCGAGCTCGGGCCTAACGGTGGGGCG GGCGTCCTCGGGCTGAGAGGGATCACCGGGCTTCCTGGTCCCAAAGGAGACGCC GGCTTGCCGGGTGTGGACAGTCGCGAGGGTATTTCTGGGATGCCTGGAGCAAAG GGAAGCTTTGGGAAGGCAGGCGTGCCTGGAGAGGTTGGACTTCAGGGGCTTCCT GGTTTGCCTGGTGCACCTGGACCAATAGGCTTGAGTGGCCTTAAG GGAGACGCTGGCCTGGCCGGCCTCCTGGGAACATCGGGGCCTGCTGGCAAAGCA GGTGATCGCGGAGAACAGGGCGAGCTGGGACCCGGCGGACCGATTGGTGAACCT GGAGCTGTTGGAAGACAAGGCCCCATAGGTTCATCTGGCAAGCCAGGTGCCAGG GGACCCAAAGGTGACCCCGGCCTCTCCGGCCTCCCTGGTCCGTCTGGCCTGCCCGGGGTGAAGGGAGAGAGG GGAGAACGTGGAGAGGGAGGAACCAAAGGAGAACAG GGAACACAAGGGGATGAGGGAAACCCTGGAGACAAAGGGGAGTAT gGTGACACAGGAGAATCTGGACCTAAAGGAGAG GTCGGTATCCCCGGTGAAGCTGGCAAAAGAGGTCCGGAGGGGAGTCGAGGCCAGCCAGGGATCGAGGGGCCGCCTGGCACACCTGGACCGAGGGGCATGCAGGGCAACAGGGGTCCACCTGGAGTCAGAGGGTCCCAGGGCCCCGCG GGTAAAGAGCCGAACGATCAACACATCAAACAAGTTTGCATGCGAGTCATGCAAG CAGACCAGCTTTCCTCCACTCCAAGCCAAGGGATTTTCATCAGGAGCCAGAAAACTCAAATCTCAGGAGCACAATATCACACTGCAAGAAGAAGCCACACAAGATTAATATTAGATCCTTTGCCCCGTGAACGCACATTTCCTGTTGCTGATTGCCTGGAATAA